Part of the Pelmatolapia mariae isolate MD_Pm_ZW linkage group LG3_W, Pm_UMD_F_2, whole genome shotgun sequence genome is shown below.
GAAAAAGTTTGCTGCGCCTCCCACCACAGCAGCTAACGACACCAGTAAAACAGATGTCAATGGAAACTGCCACACCGCGCCACCAGTGAATGCAGCTGGCACAGACAAACTGGCATCAAGCCCAAATGGCCCCAGGCCAACTCTCCATCTGGACCTGGAGAAACGGGATCTGAATGGCAACTTTACCACTAAACCATTTCATCACCACCAGAAGCTGCGGAGCTCCCCAGATCTGGAGCTGCCTTCTCCCCATGCAGGGTTCACCCAGCCTGGTGTGATGGACCGCCGTGACCTGCCTTCACCATCCAGTACTCTCTCCAGCCAAGCACCCACCCCGGCTGTGGACAGGCCCCAGGGGGAAGACAAGGAGGCTGGACTGGGGACCCTCCACTTTTCCCTTGAATACCAGCCAGAGAGGAAGGCATTCATTGTTCATATCAAGGTACTGTATATGTTTAAGATTGttttcaaaacatttaaaataatacttatttttaatacatACAGTCTTAAATACttgattgttttcacttttcTAGGAAGCCCATGGTCTGACTCCAACTGACGAGCAgtcgctgacctctgacccttacATCAAGCTGACCCTACTGCCGGAAAAAAAGCACAGGGTGAAGACCAGAGTCTTGCGAAAAACTCTAGACCCCACTTTTGATGAGACCTTCAGCTTCTACGGCATCTCACTTGCTCGTGTGTCAGAGTTGGCCCTTCACTTCATGGTGCTGAGCTTTGACCGGTTCTCTCGTGATGAAGTCATCGGTGAGACCCTTGTTCCCCTGTCTGGGATCGACTTGTCCGAGGGGCGTGTCCTCATGAGCCGAGAGATAATCAAGAGAAATGTCAAGGTAAGATTTGGAACAAATGTTTGAACCCTTAGTGTTGTATTTCATATATAAAGTCATTCAGTGAAATCAATTTTGATTCTACAACTGCTCTGACAGTgactcagctttttttttcatcacacCATCACTGTCTACACCACCACTCCCTAAAAGCATTACAGCAGAACAGCTTAGTCAAATTCAGCAGAGTAAAGTAATTACTTCCACTGTTACCATATTAATCAATAAATAATCttaaaagtcatttaaatactaaaatataa
Proteins encoded:
- the syt4 gene encoding synaptotagmin-4; translation: MAPMVEDGAQLVAVPVGVAVVSVFGLVFTVSAFAWICCQRKNTKSQKTPPYKFVHMLKGVDIYPESLSGKKKFAAPPTTAANDTSKTDVNGNCHTAPPVNAAGTDKLASSPNGPRPTLHLDLEKRDLNGNFTTKPFHHHQKLRSSPDLELPSPHAGFTQPGVMDRRDLPSPSSTLSSQAPTPAVDRPQGEDKEAGLGTLHFSLEYQPERKAFIVHIKEAHGLTPTDEQSLTSDPYIKLTLLPEKKHRVKTRVLRKTLDPTFDETFSFYGISLARVSELALHFMVLSFDRFSRDEVIGETLVPLSGIDLSEGRVLMSREIIKRNVKKSSGRGELLLSLCYQSTTNTLTVVVLKARHLPKTENNGPTDPYVKVNMYHGKKRVCKKKTHVKKSSPNPVFNELFVFDLPSEEGLRDTSVELLLMDSDMGNSRCPNTVIGRLVLGTSAAGTPGEHWREICDHPRRQIAKWHVMSED